The Mangrovibacterium diazotrophicum DNA window GTCCATATCAGTTAGGATTTGGGCGATGACACATTGTTCAGGCTTTGTAGGAACAGGAATAAACACCTGTTCAAGATTCTTCTTTGAGACTCCAAATACCTTCATTCCAGTGGATAATTCAATCAACTGCTTTCTAACTTCATTAATTTTAAATATATAGCCTTTAAATCCATTTTCAAATACATCATTTCGGTCTCTTAAGAGTATGGTGTGTAAGCCGGAAATTGCCTTTTTATTTCCAATATTTTTTATTTCGACGCTCTTACAAAGTCCAGTGTAATCCTCGGAAGCATCGGCCATAATGATATCCCCATCACGTAAAAGCGGATAGCTTAGTCCCCTTTTCCCAATCACTTTCGGTAATTCAACAAAATTGAAGTCAATGAACTCATCGTATTTCGTATGAACATCACCATAATGGAGGCATTGAACGTTACCGACAGAACCTAATTGATCACGAGAAAAACTGGCTGTTGTGAGAAATTGGAAAGCATCTCCAACCTTAATAACTCCCCACCCATCTGGAATTAATCCAATCTCAGTTTCTTTGTATTTATTTCCTTCGCCAAACCCAGGCAACCTTTTCTTGCCGGTAAGCAGTTGTTGCATGGCTCCCTGCTTGATTTGTTGCTTTTTGGCTATCTTCTTATCCAGCGATGCTATTAAGGCATCGGTATCGCTAAGGGCCGTGGCAATGGCGGTTTGCTCTTGGTGGTCTTTCGGGCAGCAAATCGGGAGCTTCTTTA harbors:
- a CDS encoding restriction endonuclease subunit S, producing MEEEKGKYINTEFGKVPSDWRYCTFKDVLITFSSGATPYRAIAEYYKGKIRWISSGELNYNVIYDTLEHISEAAIKNTNLKIHEPGTFLMAITGLEAEGTRGRCAIIGAPSTTNQSCLALNGTGKMTTDYLFWFYRQYGSYLAFKYCQGTKQQSYTAAIVKKLPICCPKDHQEQTAIATALSDTDALIASLDKKIAKKQQIKQGAMQQLLTGKKRLPGFGEGNKYKETEIGLIPDGWGVIKVGDAFQFLTTASFSRDQLGSVGNVQCLHYGDVHTKYDEFIDFNFVELPKVIGKRGLSYPLLRDGDIIMADASEDYTGLCKSVEIKNIGNKKAISGLHTILLRDRNDVFENGFKGYIFKINEVRKQLIELSTGMKVFGVSKKNLEQVFIPVPTKPEQCVIAQILTDMDKGIAQLQEERDKYIQLKAGMMQVLLTGKIRLMKN